Proteins encoded in a region of the Diabrotica virgifera virgifera chromosome 4, PGI_DIABVI_V3a genome:
- the LOC114347636 gene encoding tRNA (adenine(37)-N6)-methyltransferase has product MSTERKNSSSNQNNTLPLDPISLQNQLLVARKEINNLRQQLNTLNHVHRKELDYINKKLSEWQCLSCKKNQCSSPQPAPNLEQDFTASYIGKISTKFPEKRGTPRQPGICKDMTAKLVLDNNVFTNPEHALEGLQEYSHMWILFHFHKNDGTHAKAKVSPPRLNGIRTGVFATRSPHRPAPIGLSLVKIDRIMDNTIYFSGVDMVNETPVLDIKPYIPQYDNPIYLSNTNDSNSNSTADPGASTSRISRPTSPDEVDSGSHRSTQIINNERTMDGQENERRDQIVGAPGTNNDHSRSEEALYARSNSRIGEREAPDGEEEESPRITQPPVALPTATTPEGHIRVPAWIDQPLVPRLTVVFKDRALAQLLQLGQEGVEKKLTITNVLREDPRSVYLRERWGSYCYVFKIADVHVSCKFNDNTQIVTVYQIFQNNHMPGTQVPQGTEE; this is encoded by the exons atgtCTACAGAACGTAAAAATTCAAGCAGTAATCAAAACAATACTCTTCCTTTAGACCCCATCTCTCTACAGAATCAATTACTCGTTGCtagaaaagaaataaataatttaag GCAACAACTTAATACTCTTAATCATGTTCACCGAAAAGAGCTCGATTACATCAATAAGAAATTGTCAGAATGGCAGTGTCTCTCGTGTAAAAAGAATCAGTGTAGTTCACCGCAACCTGCACCGAATTTAGAACAAGATTTCACAGCCAGCTACATAGGCAAAATAAGTACTAAATTTCCAGAGAAAAGAGGCACTCCAAGACAACCTGGTATATGCAAAGATATGACAGCTAAACTAGTACTTGATAATAATGTTTTTACAAATCCGGAACATGCTTTAGAGGGGTTACAAGAGTACTCCCACATGTGGATCTTATTTCACTTTCACAAGAATGATGGCACACACGCAAAAGCAAAAGTATCTCCTCCCAGATTGAATGGTATTAGAACTGGTGTATTTGCTACGAGATCTCCTCATAGGCCTGCTCCTATAGGATTGTCGTTAGTTAAGATTGATAGAATAATGGATAATACTATCTATTTTAG TGGTGTAGATATGGTTAATGAAACCCCTGTGTTAGATATTAAACCGTACATTCCCCAGTATGACAACCCAATATATTTGAGCAACACAAATGACAGTAACAGTAATAGTACTGCTGATCCTGGAGCTAGTACGTCAAGAATCTCTAGACCAACTTCACCAGACGAGGTAGATTCTGGTAGCCATAGAAGCACCCAAATTATAAATAATGAGCGCACCATGGATGGCCAGGAAAACGAAAGAAGAGATCAAATAGTGGGTGCTCCTGGTACAAACAATGACCATTCCAGATCAGAGGAAGCACTGTATGCTCG GTCAAATTCAAGAATAGGTGAACGTGAAGCTCCCGatggagaagaagaagaatctcctAGAATCACACAACCCCCAGTAGCATTGCCTACAGCAACTACTCCAGAAGGGCATATTAGAGTGCCAGCTTGGATTGATCAACCATTAGTTCCTAGATTGACTGTTGTATTTAAAGATAGAGCTTTAGCGCAGCTTTTACAGCTTGGACAAGAG GGAGTGGAGAAGAAACTAACAATCACCAATGTACTTAGAGAAGATCCTCGATCAGTTTACTTGAGAGAAAGATGGGGCAGTTATTGTTACGTGTTTAAAATAGCGGACGTCCATGTTTCCTGTAAATTTAATGACAATACCCAAATTGTCACAGTTTATCAAATTTTCCAAAATAATCACATGCCAGGTACTCAAGTACCGCAAGGTACTGAAGAGTAA